AGGCTTAACATGTCTACTGCATGATTCCAGAATTTGTCTCTGTTACTTTATAGCTAGTGATGTACTAGAAAGCTTCAGTTTGTACTTTCAAGAAACACATGCTTGGCTCTGTCAAAATTCATCTTAAAACAAGGGAGAAAATACTTCCTGTGTTTTTGAAGTGCCATTTTTGGCTCCTGTGGTGAAGGCACTGGTGAAGTAGAACAACAAGGCCTTTGACCTTTCTTTCTTCAAGATGTTTTTTCTGCTACAAAGGTATCCTGGAGGTTAATGGGCTCAAGGCCATCTTGTCTCCtgatttttaccttttcctgTACTCAGTAGCTGTTCACTAAAATATTTGAGTTTGCAGGTAAAACAGGTAGGCATGATAAATCAGGCAGTACAGGTAATGTTAGGCTTTCAAACTGTACTTGATGTCACCTAGTTTTATGCTTTCTGtacaggattttaaaaaaagtaaggGTATTGGGAAaagttttttatatatatttctgtggTTAGACCAAAGATGTTAAGTGACTGGGAGTACTTAATTGTAAGTTCTGTAGATTTTCAATGCAGTGATGTCACTAATAAGCTTTTGGTGGCAtacttaaaacagaaaaatcaatgtCTGTACAGGTGATAATGCTTTATTGTGACCTAGAGACTAGGTGAGACTAGGgaatttttctcctgtttctttgAACTGTTATTTCAGCTTCCAGCAATTAGATTTAATGACTGGGAATCCACTGGTAACACATCACTGAAAAGCTTAACTTTGCATTTGTACAAGCAGTTGCATAGAACCTGCCTTTACAAAGGATGCAGAGCCCTTTCCCAAACAGTGCTTTATACTTTGGAATAACTTCAAGTACAAAAAATTTGCactgaagtgctgcagaacaTCTAGGAATTGAAAGCAAAAGAGTATTGTAACAAATGTGGTTGTGGAGAGAAGTAGGTAATTAAGTGTCCTAATCTACATTTAATGGGGGACACCAATGTTGCAAAATTTTTGCCATTGggtgaatttcttttttatcttccCATCTTTATCttatgtatttctgtgtttagtAAGTATGGTACCAGAACAAATACCTGTCAGTGTAACTCCTGTAGCAATATTTATTAACTCAaaggtatatatatatttttttttattaaggtATATCATGGCAGTGCAGTTCAGATAGACCTGCTCCTTTGTGTACAGgtgcatttaatttttgttttgctagtTTTATCTTATGTACATTATGCAGTGTTGTTGGAAGCTGTCAATACCATCAATTCTTTTGCCTAAgtaagttgtttgttttttaaaaaacttgttTCATTGCTTTCTTATGTGCTTCTTCTTATCCCAAAACTGTTGCAAAGTGCTTAACAAATGAGGAGAGtgtttttattcaaaataatgcCCAACCATAACATTTGCTTTGAACAGCTTTGTGTGTGTTCGTTTTTTTCTCACAGATCAGGGAAACTGGTGAAAGACCCAGTAATGAGGAGATCTTAAGGTTCTCTAAACTGTTTGAAGATGAGTTGACACTGGACAATCTGACCAGGCCTCAGCTGGTGGCACTTTGTAAATTGTTGGAGCTTCAGTCGATTGGGACAAATAACTTTCTCCGCTTCCAGCTGACAATGAGGTTGAGAAGTATAAAAGCAGATGACAAGGTAAGTCTTTCTGAATAGGCACTGGGTAATAATTTTGACACATAACAGTAATGAGTGTGTGTggatatatgtattttttttttctaggcattttcattttcttttttaattgtcttGTTTTTGAGAACTTTGAACAAAAAGGCTTAAGAACTTAAGATCAGAAGTGCCCTTATCTGTTAAGAAAAAACTGACCTTTTTTTAATCTACCAttaattgaaatgaaaataattatatcacaaagaaaaacatctctatGAAGCTATAATTTGTAAGGGAGCTGATAGAAGTATCAGCCTAGAGGTTGGCTGgccatgctggagctgtgggagcagctgaggctgtttTGTGTTACCGCAGCAGCCTCTAGTGGCTGTTGTAACTCTTGGTTGTGCAGTGCTGGTGATGCCTCTGTTTTGAGCTCTAACACAGTCAAGTTTCCTTTCTATTGTGCAGATGATTGCTGAAGAGGGAGTTGATACCCTGACTGTTAAAGAACTGCAGGCAGCTTGTCGTGCCCGAGGGATGAGAGCTCTTGGTGTGACAGAGGAGCGTCTCAAGGAGCAGCTTAAACAGGTATGGCTTGGCAAGACTGAACACACAGACCTAGTTAGCTCTGATGCTCTGATTTTCATCCTGATTCCAAGAAGTCATTTTGATCCTGTTCTCAGTAAAGGCTTTGTTAAAACAGTCCTTCTTCTTAATAAGCTTTTGTCACATGTGCTTCGTATGTATGTAGTAGCTGTGGGTTGCTGCCTTTTGACCATGATGTTTTGATGATGCAGATAGATACTTAAATTTAAACATATCTGAAATATGTTTGCAGTTTGAAAGTTTGTCTTCTCAGTTGTTATGTTGCTCTAAGGAAGTTTTCACCAAGTAGATCAGTTGTCTCCTGGTGTTGCCTGGTTTAGAAGGAGGTGTATTGGAACATGTCTAGAGCAGGCCACTAAGGTGATTGcaggtgcctggagcacctctgctatgaaCATGGGCTGAGAGAGTcggggttgttcagcctggagaagagagagcTCCAGGAAACCTTACAGTACCTTCAGGACCTGAAGGGGGCTTACAGGAAacctggagagggacttttcacaaggacatgtagtgataggacaaggggaatggccTTAAGCTGGAGGAGGGCAGTTTtgattagatattaggaagaaattcttttctgtgagggtggggaggcactggcacaggttgcccagagatgtggactgcccatccctggaggtgttgaaggccaggttgaatggaGCTCTGAGTAACAGttcagtggaagatgtccctgcctgtggtaggggattggaactagatggcTGATCTTCAACCCAGTCCAAATGGTTCTGTGGTTTTAAGATGCATGTGAAACAAACTGCTTGTTCAGATATTCATTCAGTACTTCTTGAAATACTTCTTCAAACAAAATGCATCTTCATATATTTCATTGCAATGGCTGCAGTTCTTAGCTGTTATAGTCTGTAATTCCTGTACTAGGATATTGACTGAAAAgtagtggcaaaaaaaaagtatttacttTTGCTTGATTTTATAtgtaaaatgaataaaatatgcTCAAATTGAGGACTTGTTTTTTTATTGCACTTACAGTGGTTAGATCTGCACCTGAACCAGGAAATTCCTACTTCATTGCTTATTTTATCCAGAGCCATGTATCTTCCAGATACCCTTTCTCCAGCTGATCAGCTCAAAACAACCCTTCAGACACTACCAGACAGTGCTGTAAGTATTGATGGGCATAGTGTGTAACTAACTTTCAGTGTCATAACTGAAAATCCATCTAGACTAGTAGATGTTCTTCTCAGTTCCTTGCTTTTCCTTGAAAAACTAAATCATAGATAGGTTTATTTGAGTGACCTTCAAATGCAGAAACTGTGTTGTATGTGGAGAGGTTTGAGGATAAAGCAAATACAGGGCAATATTGGATTACATGACAGCAGACAGTAATAGCATAAGGAGATTTAGAACACAcctttcacttaaaaaaaaatacaatgaatGCTTCAGGCCATATAAAGACCATTAGTACttgaaaatacttgaaaatgATGTTATGTAGGGAGATAAATTATTAGAGTAGATTGTAGCATATCTGTACTACCTATCTCAATCAGTATATCTAAATTGACATTATGCAGCCATAcctgtatgtgtatatatacacacacttcTGTTTAACTACGTCTGTTATTTTTAGGCCAAAGAGGCTCAAGTGAAAGTGGCAGAAGTTGAAGGTGAAAAAATAGATAACAAAGTGCGGCTGGAAGCAACACTTCAGGAAGAGGAAGccatcagaaaagaaaatgaagaaaagaaaatgtctgaagctgcagagaaagcCAAAGAAACCCTTGAGGTTGCAGCCATGGTAAGTTCTGCTCACAACTGTTGAGGAGTAAATGTCAAGTGATGTGAAAATTAGCATGTTATGAGTTATTGCCTCTGCTCTGGGTATTGTCTGTGAGAAACTGGACTTTAAATCCATGTATGGAAGATGTGAGAGAATATTTAAACTGACTGCAATGCAAGAGTTTACTATAAAATGTTGGCTCAGTCTTACTtatctttgatttcttttccttcttaattaAAGCAGTAAGAGAAGACTCTTTTTCTGTAGTAAAGGtagttttgtgtgttttttttttaaattttattttctgtcccccgtattttaaatgttcttatCTTTggctctttctttccttcttaaTTAAAGCAGTAAGAGAAGACTTCTTTTTCTGTAGTAAAGGtagttttgtgtggtttttttttaaattttattttctgtcccccatattttaaatgttcctATCTTTGGCTCTTTCCATTTGTCTACCTGATAATGTTGTTGTATATATTTGACTATAAAAGCTGTTGGCCTGCTTTATTAGTGAATTAAGCCTCAGGAGCTCACAGAAGAAGTTTTTTACCTGCAAGTGGGCATGTTAATGCAAAACCACTcaatattttgcagtttttaacCTCTTCTCATGAAAGTATGTGTTTCTACTTTGGCAACTATTTCTATTTTGACAAGTCGTTCTTTACTGATGTAAATACAGctaatgttttgggtttttttaaaatgaaacttaaTGAGgtgttttaaatttagaaagTGGCGGAACCAGCAGCAGATCTTGAAGCAACTGTTCTGCAAGCTAAAAAAAGCCAGATGGCAATGGATACTGAACCAGAACTGGCACGGGCAGGTGCAGCAGTGCACTCAGAGGCACTGATAGATACAGCACCAGTGCTGGAAGGCATTAAGGTAATCTGGATAACCACACCTTTTCATACTTTTGAATGTAAAGATTGATAATTTGATAAATTGTTTGTCTGCTCTTCACTTTTAACCCTCTCACCACATTCTGTCAATTAAAAACAGCTACTTAGTGAATTGAAAATTCACCAATGCAGAAGCTGAAGTAAGCACAAAACATCTCAGAGCATCTCTTTCATCTATCTGCATTATTGAAATTAATATACCTGTTCTGGGGGGCACTTGCACTATCTATAGATGGAATGGGCCTGTGCatattttttctcagcttttcaagagaaaaatgtaCTTCACAAACTGTGGGTATTCATCCTCATTCTCACAGAGGTTAttgaagataatttttctgcagctcaaCTTTCCAAACGTTACCATTTTTTTGGCATAATTTGTCTTTTCCCATACATGGTGAATTGTTTCTCAGTTGTTTTAATTGCTTAACCCAGGAATGGATGAAGCAAAACATTCTAAAACAAGATGATTAGGTTTGGAATTTCGAATGGCCAAAACTCACATAATCAATCACATTAACTGAACTTATTACTGGTACACCTCAAAAAATTATGTACCATAGCAAACTAACTGCCTTACCATTTAAAATCTTTGCATTAGCCTCAAAATGACTACATGATAGTAATGATTCCAAACATGGAAAAAGActcttgggtttcttttttcttctaaaagaatgaaaatcttGGAGGAAGATCACAAATGTGCTTTTACTAATTGGTGTATGTTTTCTGTACAGGGTGAGGAAATCACCAAGGAGGAGATTGATGTGCTGAGTGATGCTTGCACCaagctgcaggaacagaaaaaatcactaacaaaggaaaaggaggagctTGAAGAATTGAAGGATGATATCCAGGAGTATAATGAGGTGAAGAGTGGGGCATggaaattctttttctgtttgtgttcaGTTTTAGCAGAAATGATCCACAAATTTAAAGATTGTCTTTCTTGGTTGTCTGTTAGTCTGAAGGTAGAAGCTGAGTGAATGAACTTTGTATGTGACAAAGCAGAGCCTCATTTATGTAACATGTTCAAAGCCTAATTGTTATCACTAGAGTAGTCCCCAGCAATTGAgaatcctgctcctgctcttgtTCCCAGAGTGACTGGGGTAACAGGAGCTGACTGGCTGTTGCATGCTGCAGTTCTTTCTTAGCAAGTGTAGATGTCAGTATTGCAGAAACTTCCAAGATAAGTAAAATGAACCTTATCCAGTCTTAGGAAAGGTgtggaaaataacatttaagGGGTGCATGAAAAAGACAGCAGTGTTAGAATTTATTGTTGTAATTCCATCTGGCTTAGTATGTCTCTACACTTGTATTTTATCACAAATGGCTCCTGTCTTGAAATGCTGGTTGAAGTCAGTGGTGTCTGTTGCAAATGTCTGCTGTGAATTCACACCAGCAAAAGCTTTTCTTGCTCTTGACCATTTCTTTTAGGATTTGCAAGAGATAAAGGAGCTTTCTAAAACTGGTGAGGAAGAGGCAGTGGAAGAGTCAAAGGCAAGCAAGCGACTGACCAAGAGAGTGAACCGAATGATTGGTCAGATAGACAAAATTATTGTGGAATTAGAAACAAGTCAAAAGACAGCAGATGCAAAGCTGGATGGTGAAGATACTCCTGCTGGGTAAGTGACCTGAGAGCACTGGGTGTGTCTGGCTGTTCACCTTCACTCTTGCTTTTGTCTGATGTGTGGTTAGAAAAGAATTGGTAAATAACTTGTTTAGAATATTGAgataattgattttaaaaaataaaatgaacaaaacagtGTTTCAGATTTTCTCTCTTCTAAGGCTAAATATGGTAGAactgatgaaggaaaaaaggatgTATAATTCCTCAGGTCCTGAGGGTGCTCTGAAAGTCAGTGTTGATTAGAACCTTACCATCTTGCCCATGCTTCTGGCACTAACAGGATTACAGATGAAATCATCTCCTTAGTCATGCCCCTCACACAGTAATTTTGCTCTGTGTCATTGACTGAATAGGTGCACAACAGTGTGTGAGCATGTCCATATCTGTTGTCATTTagtaataaaaggaaaaaaaatggcaaggGTCTATGGTATCTGGAGACAAGTGAGGAAATGTGTCTAATGGAAGTGAGGAGGTAATTTTATACACTCCTTTTGCAAAAAGATTTacttaatttcaattttttaactCACAGATTTTCAATGAAAGATCTTTCCTGATAGTGTcattacaaaattaatttatcaacACTTACCCAGGTCTTAATATTATTGGACAGTCTTTTAGGCAATCCTATGTTAAATAGTCATATAATGCTTGTAATACACACTGAAATACACTGTGTGTACACTGAAACTGTGACACAAGCTGTCATGGTTTGTGGTCATGAATGgtgtattaatttattttatgcttgCACCATTTTGTGTGAGTATCCCAGCTCCCAAAGAGCATAACTAAACAGAAATAGGGATTCTGCTTTTGTTGCTTCTgagctctgtgttttccagtCCCCAGGGCAAACGGTCATTTATTACAGATTTTGTGTGATGGCATTAAGGCAACCATATGAATGGTGCTACAGAGCAGCTGTTGATCAAAACCATCTGAATTTGTAAACTAACAATACAATGCAGAATCTGCTTGTACTGAATGTAATTATACTTTGTAATGGATGGTTTTCTGGATAATTTGGTAGGTGATTGTGGATGATTGAAAATTATTAGTTTAAATATTGCTTAGTTATCAAAGACTCATCTTTTAACAACCTTCAGGATGGTGCAGTCATTATCTAGCCATGTCCAGGACATTTAGGGGCTGCTTGAGAAATGCTGCTTGCATAAAAGTCTGTCTGTGCCTAGAAGAGCTGAGACTACACTGATAAAGCCCCAGAGTTTAGTATTTATTGGCTTCACTGTCTCCTGCATTTCAGCTGGATCTGTGCTGGAGGATGTTTCTTCAAACCAGCAAAGTACATAGGCAAGCAAGGCTTTAGGTTGTGGCAGACAATTTGAATGTCTTGAGATCAGTGAGCAGAGAGTTACATCTGAAACCTGCAAGTCCTTCCTTCCTCAGAGTCAGGTCCTTGACAGGAGCAAATGAAGCTGATTCAACAAAACAGCTCAATTGTTCAAGTGATTGGTtctcagcttttgttttcctgtgacTCATTGATTTTCTGTCAGCCAGCCTCTATATGGAAAAGGATGCCAGAAACATGGTGCTGTATCTTTGGTAAATAGAAATTGAGGGGACAAAGGGCATTAGATACGCAGTCTGGGAAGCAcagaagattttatttcaaatgcttCTAGGTACTTGTACAGTAAAACATATGGAAACTAAGAGCATGAGATTCAATGGTAAGATAAAAATCTGCTTGCTGATCAGTAActcccttttgcttttttgcattCTGTTCAGGATTATAAATAATTAACTAATAATTTTACAAGCATCCTGCAGTGTAGTAGCTTCCAGTACTGTCTTTTGTCAACCTTATTCCTTTGGAGTAACTGCTTGTCATGTAGAGTTTGTGCTTTCTCTTCAGGAAGAATCT
The genomic region above belongs to Ficedula albicollis isolate OC2 chromosome 4, FicAlb1.5, whole genome shotgun sequence and contains:
- the LETM1 gene encoding LETM1 and EF-hand domain-containing protein 1, mitochondrial, encoding MTVHFKYCTSVPPVYAYSKKTHYCCWTKGSEQIHFTLTSSSGSWTPLAAMGLLGPQYLPVRWWHSSRPLQDDSIVEKSLKSLKDKNKKLEEGGPVYSPTEVEVVKKSIGQRIVDELKHYYHGFRLLWIDTKIAARMLWRILHGNTLSRRERRQFLRICADLFRLVPFLVFLVVPFMEFLLPVALKLFPNMLPSTFETKSKKEERLKKELRVKLELAKFLQDTIEEMALKNKAAKGNVTKDFSTFFQKIRETGERPSNEEILRFSKLFEDELTLDNLTRPQLVALCKLLELQSIGTNNFLRFQLTMRLRSIKADDKMIAEEGVDTLTVKELQAACRARGMRALGVTEERLKEQLKQWLDLHLNQEIPTSLLILSRAMYLPDTLSPADQLKTTLQTLPDSAAKEAQVKVAEVEGEKIDNKVRLEATLQEEEAIRKENEEKKMSEAAEKAKETLEVAAMKVAEPAADLEATVLQAKKSQMAMDTEPELARAGAAVHSEALIDTAPVLEGIKGEEITKEEIDVLSDACTKLQEQKKSLTKEKEELEELKDDIQEYNEDLQEIKELSKTGEEEAVEESKASKRLTKRVNRMIGQIDKIIVELETSQKTADAKLDGEDTPAGKNLISIAELINAMKQIQKIPEEKLTRIAEALDENKDGQIDIDNVVKVVELIDKEDIDIGTSQVAEIMSLLQKEEKLEEKEKAKEKHDKEAAEAKN